A segment of the bacterium genome:
CCTGATTCAGAAAGCGTGACGGAGGGAAGAGGGGATGAGCGAGGAAAAGGGCGGGGGGTGTTGCGCCCCCCCAAGCGGGAAAGCCTCTCCGTGCTGCGGCGGGGGATCGCCGTCGAAGGCCGTGATCCGCTACGAGGATGCGTTTGTCGACGGAGCGGTGGACACTCCGGCCGGACCGGTTCCCCGCATCCATTCGCGGATCGGGAGCCGCGACCTCCTGGGCCGGTGGAGGGTGCGGTGGGGGATCGGCAGGGACCGGTACCGCGTCGCCCCGGGGCTGTACGCGCTGGGAGCCCCGGACGGGAACGCGCCCGTCCTGGTCACCGCCAACTACAAGCTGACCTTCGACGTCGTACGCCGTGACGCGGCGGGGCTGGACGCCTGGATCCTGGTGCTCGACACCCGGGGGGTCAACGTCTGGTGCGCCGCCGGCGAGGGGACCTTCGGAACCGAAGAGGTGATCCGCCGGGTGACGGAAGCGCGGCTGTCGGAGGTGGTGAGCCATCGCAGGCTCCTCCTTCCGCAGCTCGGCGCGCCCGGGGTCGCCGCCCACGAGGTCCGGAAGGGGTGCGGTTTCTCGGCGGCATACGGACCGGTGCGCGCGCGGGACATCCGTTCGTACCTCGAGGCCGGGTGGAAGGCGTCTCCGGAGATGCGAAAGGTCGTTTTCCCGACGATGGATCGGCTCGTCCTGACGCCGGTCGAGATCACGGGATTGTTGCGTCCCGCGGGTTGGGCGGCCGTCGGGTTGTTCCTGCTCGCGGGGGTCGGTCCGGGGATCTTCTCCTTCGGGGCCGCGTGGGAGCGGGGATTCGCCGCCGTGGCCATGCTTGCGGCCGGCATCCTCGCGGGGGCCGTGGTGACCCCGGTGCTGCTCCCCTGGATTCCCGGCCGGGCATTCTCGGTCAAGGGGGCAGTGGCGGGAGGCGTCCTCGCGGCGTGCGCGGTGATGGGACTGCGCGGAGCCCTGGAAGCCCCGTCGGCCCTTGCGCTGCTGTTCGCGATGACGGCGGTCTCGTCGTTCGTCGCGATGAATTTCACCGGGGCGACGCCGTTCACTTCCCCGTCGGGCGTGG
Coding sequences within it:
- the hgcA gene encoding mercury methylation corrinoid protein HgcA translates to MSEEKGGGCCAPPSGKASPCCGGGSPSKAVIRYEDAFVDGAVDTPAGPVPRIHSRIGSRDLLGRWRVRWGIGRDRYRVAPGLYALGAPDGNAPVLVTANYKLTFDVVRRDAAGLDAWILVLDTRGVNVWCAAGEGTFGTEEVIRRVTEARLSEVVSHRRLLLPQLGAPGVAAHEVRKGCGFSAAYGPVRARDIRSYLEAGWKASPEMRKVVFPTMDRLVLTPVEITGLLRPAGWAAVGLFLLAGVGPGIFSFGAAWERGFAAVAMLAAGILAGAVVTPVLLPWIPGRAFSVKGAVAGGVLAACAVMGLRGALEAPSALALLFAMTAVSSFVAMNFTGATPFTSPSGVEKEMRRALPVQAGLTLLAGLFWVGDAFLR